One Dioscorea cayenensis subsp. rotundata cultivar TDr96_F1 chromosome 17, TDr96_F1_v2_PseudoChromosome.rev07_lg8_w22 25.fasta, whole genome shotgun sequence DNA window includes the following coding sequences:
- the LOC120280243 gene encoding ER membrane protein complex subunit 6-like, translated as MAVRDDPRSSEKKQSDDLQTFNAENLQSNMRSIYYSRTFLSIVGGVVSGIFGFTGLMGFVFYFVVMALASLGFAAKAKFSPCAYFDSWSRIVADGFLGGLLSFVLFWTFAYDLVHIF; from the exons aTGGCGGTGCGCGATGATCCGAGATCTTCAGAGAAGAAGCAGAGCGATGATCTTCAGACCTTCAACGCCGAGAACCTCCAGAGCAACATGAGGTCAATCTACTACAG CCGGACCTTTTTATCCATTGTTGGTGGTGTGGTTTCTGGGATCTTCGGGTTTACAGGTCTGATGGGTTTTGTGTTCTACTTTGTGGTAATGGCCCTAGCGTCTCTAGGGTTTGCGGCCAAGGCGAAGTTCTCTCCTTGTGCGTACTTTGATTCTTGGAGCAGGATTGTTGCTGATGGGTTTCTGGGTGGACTCTTG TCCTTTGTGCTGTTCTGGACATTTGCTTATGATTTGGTGCATATATTCTAA